The Rhodoluna lacicola genome includes the window GGTGCTGGCTTCTGCGTCTTCAGCACGCGCAGTCCAGACAAACACCTTGAGCCCGCGGGCCTTGGCTTCTTCAATCCAATCCGAGTTAAAAACCAAAACAGAATTGAAGCTGATGCCATCGAAAATTTTTGCCGTCTCGTCGAAACGTGGTTCACCCCAGGTGTCAACCAAAAATACGTACTCACCTACGTCGCCGCAAACCTTCTTCATTTGCTCGAGCACTTTGAAATCAAAACTTTCCAGTGTCAAAGTGATGCCGTGCGAACGCCAATCAATTTCACGAAGTTTTCTAGCCAAGATTGCTGAGATTGGAAAACCCTGCGCCGCAAAATAGGCGCCGTGTTTGACCTCAAGAATCAAATGTTTACCCGCTGTGAAATCGGAGGTCAGCAATTCATCAAGGGTGGCAAGTTCAAACTGACCATCAAATTTTGCACTGCCTGGTCGCTCGTCAGTTAGTCGCTCGGTGGCGCGCAACTGCTTTAACTCGGCAAGCGTGAAATCTTCGCAGAACCAATCCGCACGAGTTTCTTGCCAACCCACAATTCCCTCGCGCTTTAGGTGCTCAAACTCAGGGCGCGAAGCGACATCGGTGGTGGTTGAAAGATAGTTGTCGTGACGAATTATTAACTGGCCATCTTTAGTTGGTACCAGATCGCACTCAATTGCATCGGCACCCATGTCAAAGGCAAGTTTGAAAGCCTCAAGGGTGTTTTCTGGTCGATACGCAGAGGCTCCGCGGTGGCCAAAGACTTTAATTTTTTCTGGTCGCATCGCTACCGCTGGCTCCAATAATTGACTGTTGTCAATTATTCCCACTCAATCGTGCCAGGTGGCTTTGAGGTGACGTCAAGGACTACGCGGTTTACACCTTCCACCTCGTTGGTGATTCGGTTAGAAATCTTGGCGAGTAGGTCGTAAGGCAAGCGGGTCCAGTCGGCGGTCATGGCATCTTCAGAAGATACCGGGCGCAGCACGATTGGGTGGCCATAAGTACGACCATCACCCTGCACACCCACCGATCTGACATCGGCAAGCAAGACAACCGGGCACTGCCAGATTTCGCCATCCAGGCCGGCTGCCGAAAGTTCAGCGCGAACAATTGCATCAGCCTTGCGAAGCAGGTCAAGTCGTTCCTTGGTGATCTCGCCAACGATGCGAATACCAAGACCCGGGCCAGGGAACGGCTGACGCCCAACGATCTCAGCCGGCAAACCCAGTTCAGCACCGATGGCGCGAACCTCGTCTTTAAACAAAGCGCGAAGCGGCTCAACTAGCTCGAACTCAATGTCATCAGGCAGGCCACCAACGTTGTGGTGGCTCTTAATGCCGGCGGTTACGCCGCCACCAGACTCAACCACATCTGGGTAAAGGGTTCCCTGAACCAAGAACTTGATTGGGCGGTTGTCTGCCTTTGACTCTTCGTAAAGTGCTGCCTGCGCCTCTTCAAAGGTGCGAATGAATTCGCGGCCAATAATCTTGCGCTTGGTCTCTGGATCACTAACACCGGCAAGTGCGGTCAAGAATTTTTCTTCCACGTTCACGGTCACCAAGCGAATACCGGTTGCAGCCACGTAGTCACGCTCAACCTGCTCTGCCTCATCTTGACGAAGCAAACCATGGTTTACAAAAACGCAAACCAGTTGATCGCCAACCGCCTTGTGCACCAGCGCCGCAGCCACAGCTGAGTCAACTCCGCCAGAAAGACCACAGATTACTCTGGCATCGCCCACCTGTGCGCGAATTTTTTCAACTTGCTCGGCAATTACGTTGCCTGAGTTCCAGGTTGCTGGGATGCCCGCGGCATTGTGTAGGAAGTTAGTCAAAACGTTTTGACCAAATTCTGAATGCTTTACCTCTGGGTGCCACTGCACTCCGTAAATTTTCTTTTCACTATTTGCGAAGGCTGCCACCGGAGTGATGTCGGTCGAGGCCAAAACTTCAAAGCCCGCTGGCGCTTCCATTACTTGGTCACCGTGACTCATCCAGCACGTTTGCTCCGCTGGTTGACCGGCAAGAATTTCACCGCCGGCTTTTACCTTTAGCTCAGTCGCGCCGTACTCGCGCTTGCCGCTTTTATCAACGCGGCCACCAAGAGCATTAGCCAGAGTTTGAAAACCGTAGCAAATGCCAAGCACGGGGATACCCAGTTCAAGAATTCTTTTGTCGAGCTGAGGTGAGCCCTCTTCATACACCGATGATGGTCCGCCAGACAAAATAATTGCCAGCGGGTTTTTGGCCTGAACTTCTTCGGCGGTGACGTTGTGGTGAACAATCTCAGAATAAACACTTGCCTCGCGAACGCGACGGGCAATTAGTTGCGCGTACTGCGCGCCAAAGTCAACAACTAGTACCGGGCGATTAGCGGTCATTAGGCCACCTTCTTGACGATTGCTGCGATATCTTTTTCAGCAACCTTGCTGAAGTGGCGTTCGGTGAAGAAAGAAAGGAGCGGCACGATACCGCCAAGTGCAATCACGATGAATCGCATGAAGTTCCAGCGGTAGAGCGTCCACATGCGGAAGTCACCGAGTAGGTAGGCCACGTAAAGCCAGCCGTGCACAATTAGCGAAATAACGGTTAGGTCTAGACCGCTATCTGGCAGGCCAACCTTGGTGTCATTTGCATCCACCGAGTAATAGGCCAGGTAGAGGAAGCCGTCCGGTCCGGCTAGCCAAAGATCTGCCTGAATAGTTAGGCGGATGCCCCACAAGATCATGATCAAAACCAAGAAAATTCCGGTGATGTAAGAGGTCACCTTGAAATACTTCAAGGCCCCGCGAAGGGTGGATTCTTGTGGATTCATTGGACTAGTTTACCTTTTCGCCCGAACCGACCGAGGCCCGCAGAATTTGCTCATCTCTTACTAGGCGCCACCATAGGAACACTGCAAAGCCGGCAAACAACACCCATTCCAGGAAGTAAAACGCGCTTAGCCAATTGATTCTTTGGATTGGTTCATAAAACACATTGATTGGCTTTAGTGGCGGCCAAGCAGAAGCCTGGCTGTGTCCATTTAGTGCCAGTATCTGCGGTTCAACAGAAATTGGTTTTTCCGGTGAGTAGAGATTCACCAGCTGTGCAAGAGACAGCGATTCCAAAACAAATTTTTCTTGGTTTACCTGAGGCAGCGGGGCCTCTGTAGGAATGAAGACGCCCTCAAGGCTGGTGTCTACTTTTTCTAACCCCGATTGCATGAGCGCTGTACGCTCACCCTTGACCTCGGCTAAATCGGCCGACCAACCAAGTGCAATGGTTTGGTTTTTGCCCTTGGCATTCAGAGAGTTTGCGATTAGCCAGAAGCCCTGCTCATCGCCGTTCAATCGATTAGCGATTATGAATACATTCTTGGTGTCTAACTTGACCTTGACCGATTCAATATTGATTGCGATTTTTTCTGAACTGTCTTTGGTGAAGGTTCGATCCAACTGCCACTGACCAAGGGCCGCAAATACAGCCGCAACTGCCAAGGATAAAAATAAAGCGCCAATCCACTTTGGCTGTCTTGCGACAGAAAGGAAGCTTGGAGTTTTGTTAAGCATGGTAAGGAGCTACAACAACATCAACGCGCTGGAACTCCTTGACGTCTGAGTAACCAGTGGTTGCCATTGAACGGCGCAGAGCACCCATCAAGTTAGTACCACCAGAAGCAGATGAAGATGGGCCAAGCAAAATCTCTTCTAGGGTTCCCGCGGTGCCAACCTGTACTTTGTTGCCACGTGGAAGATCTTTATTGAATGCCTCTTGACCCCAGTGCCAACCCTGCCCCGGTGCCTCTTCTGCGCGAGCAAGAACTGAACCAAGCATCACGGCGTCGGCGCCAACAGCAATTGCCTTGACGATGTCGCCCGATGTTCCAAGCCCACCATCGGCAATCACCTGAACATATCGGCCACCGGATTCATCCATGTAGTCACGACGAGCACCGGCAACATCGGCAACTGCAGTAGCCATTGGTGCGTGAATGCCAAGTACGCGACGCGTTGTTGAAGCAGCACCGCCACCAAAACCAACCAGTACTCCGGCGGCACCGGTGCGCATTAGGTGCAGCGCAGAGGTGTAGGTTGCAGCGCCACCAACGATTACTGGAACATCCAACTTGTAGATGAATTCCTTGAGGTTCAGTGGTTCAACGTTTTTTGAAACGTGCTCTGCAGAAACTGTAGTTCCGCGAATCACAAAAATATCAACGCCAGCCTTGATAACGGCATCAGAAAATTCTGCCGCGCGCTGCGGTGAAAGCGCACCTGCCACGGTAACTCCAGCGGCACGAATCTGTGCGATTCGATCACGGATTAGCTCTGCCTTGATTGGCTCTGAGTAAATCTCTTGCATGCGCTTGGTTGCCTTATCTGCCGGCAACTTTGCGATCTCGTTCAACTGCTGGGCAGGATCTTCGTATCGGGTCCATAGCCCCTCAAGGTCAAGCACACCAAGGCCACCAAGCTTGCCAATAGTCACTGCGGTCTCAGGTGAAACCACGGAGTCCATCGGTGCGCCAAGCACTGGCAAACCAAATTCGTAGGCGTCAATCTTCCACGATGTGGAGACATCCTGAGGATCGCGGGTGCGGCGGTTTGGCACGATGGCGATGTCATCGAAAGACCAGGCACGTTGGGCGCGCTTGCCGCGGCCGATTTCAATTTCGGTCATTATTTCCTAATCGCTTTTAGCGAGTTCCGTAGTTTGGTGCTTCCACAGTCATCTGAATGTCGTGTGGGTGAGATTCCTTTAGACCAGCAGCAGTGATGCGCACAAACTTTCCGCGCTCTTGAAGTTCTGGAATTGTTTCGCCGCCAACGTAGCCCATTGACGCACGAAGGCCACCAACTAGTTGGTGAACCACCGATGCCACTGAGCCGCGGTAAGGAACTCGGCCTTCGATGCCCTCTGGCACAAGCTTGTCTTCGCGCAGAACATCGTCCTGGAAGTAGCGATCCTTTGAGTAAGACTTTGCTTCGCCGCGTGACTGCATTGCACCAAGTGAACCCATACCGCGGTAAGTCTTGAACTGCTTGCCGCCCACGAAGGTGATGTCACCTGGGGCCTCATCGGTGCCGGCCAACAATGAACCAAGCATCACCGCGTTTGCTCCGGCAACCAAAGCCTTAGGAATGTCACCCGAGTACTGCAATCCACCATCGGCGATTACCGGAACACCCGCTGGCTTACATGCAAGTGATGCCTGATACACCGCGGTGACCTGTGGCACACCAACGCCGGCAACAACGCGAGTGGTGCAAATTGAACCTGGGCCAACGCCAACCTTCACGCCATCGGCACCAGCATCAACTAGCGCCTGCGCACCTTCGCGAGTAGCAACGTTGCCACCGATAACATCAACGTTCTTGGCAAATGGTTCAGACTTTAGTTTTGCAATCATTTCTAGAACAGCACTGTTGTGACCGTGCGCGGTGTCAACCACAAGAATGTCAACGCCGGCATCAATCAACGCCATCGAACGCTCCCAGGCGTCCTGCCCAACACCAACTGCGGCAGCTACCAGCAAGCGACCGTTGGCATCCTTCGAAGCCAGCGGGTACTTTTCTGATTTGTCAAAGTCTTTCACGGTGATTAGGCCGCGCAGCTTTCCGTTTGCATCAATAAGAGGTAACTTTTCGATTCGGTGCTGAGCAAAGATTCCGATTGCGTCATCGGGGTTGATGTCGTGCGGTGCAGTAATAAGAGGCATCGGCGTCATGACGTCCTTAACCAATGTGGTGGTGCGCTGCACATCAAGCACGAAACGCATATCGCGGTTGGTCACGATGCCAACCAGGCGGTCATCTTCGTCAATAACCGGCAGGCCAGATACTCGGTAGCGGCCACAAAGGTCATCAACTTCTTGAATAGTGGCGTAAGGGGTGGTGGTCACCGGGTGGGTGATCATGCCGGCTTCCGAGCGCTTGACTAGGTCAACCTCGCTGGCCTGGCGATCTAGCGAAAGATTACGGTGCAAAACACCGATGCCGCCCTGGCGGGCCATGGCGATGGCCATGCGGGCCTCGGTTACGGTGTCCATTGCTGAAGAAAGCAGTGGAACGTTGATCTCGACGCGCTTGGTAATGCGGGTTTTGGTGTTTACCCCCGATGGAACGACGTTTGATTCGCCCGGCAGGAGCAGAACATCGTCGTAGGTGAGGCCAACAAAGCCAAACGGGTCATTTTGAGTCATCGAGGGTCCTAGCTGAAGGAGGGCACTTTCGCCAATTCTACCCGCTGGCGTTGGGGCCAAACAGAGGGCTCCTGCGACCGCAGAAAAAGGCTCTAAAAACCGCACAATGTTCACGATTTACTGAATTTTTGGTTAAAAATCGAATTTTGTTGAAATATTTCTTTGGATTCAGCAGAATCTACGAACTTTATAGGAATGTTACGTAAAACCTGCAGGATTTACGAGAACTCAGGAACGATTTTGGAGCCGCCAAATCTGCCACTTAGTTCAACCAAGCAGGCATAAAAATCCCTGTAATCTTGAAAATTACTAGCAAAGGCGCGAATCGCGCGCCAAATCACCAATGGAGGTTGGTTTGAACCGACTACTAAAGGGCCCGGCGCGCGCAATAAATGCGCTCATTGCGGGCTTCCTGATATTCGCAGGTCTTATGGCCGCTACCCCAGCTCACGCTGAGGATGCTGATCCAAGTACCTATGCCTACACGATTGCCGGAACCTTCTTGCAGGACGAAACTGCAATTGAAGGCGTGAAAGTCACCGCAACCCTTGGTGACTTCAGTGCATCATCGGTCTCCAACGAGTGGGGCGAATGGTCCATCATGGTTCCCGAGCTCGGCAAGTACAAAGTTGAGATTGACGTCACAACAATTCCCGAAGGTTTTGCACTTTCGGATCCGGAAAATGGTGCGATTGGCGAAGCAGACCTATCTGAGACAGATTTCGCAGCTGTGCTGTTCTCCTTTGGTGCGGACACCTCAACAAAAATTACTTTTGCTGATCAACTATTGATTCGCGTTTACGCCGGATTGAACTTTGGTTTGTTGCTTGCAATTGCGGCCATCGGCATCTCACTAATTTTTGGTACGACCGGTCTTAACAACTTTGCTCACGGTGAAATGGTCACCTTTGGTGCGCTAGTAATGTGGCTAGCGTTCGCGGTGCTAGAACTCAACATCGTCATTGCCGCCGTTGTTTCTATCCTTGCCGTTACGGCATTTGGTTGGGCGCAAGATGCAGGTCTGTGGAAGCCGCTGCGTAAGCGCCGCATGGGCCTTAACCAAATGATGATTGTGTCAATTGGCTTCTCAATCGTTGCCCGCTACCTAATGTTGCTCTTCTTCGATGGTGACACTAAAGATATCGGTGGCAGCGGAAACATCATTCAACTTGGCCCGATCTACACAAGTGACATCACCATCATCGGAATGATCATCAACGTAGTAGCTCTTGCCGGTGTTGCGCTGTTCTTAACCCGCACCCGTGTAGGCAAGGCAACCCGCGCAGTTAGTGACAACGCGTCTCTAGCTGCCTCAACCGGTATTGACGTTGAGCGAATCATTCGCATCGTTTGGTTGTTCGCGGCTGCACTCACCGGTCTTGCCGGAGTGCTTTACGGACTGCAGTTCCAGGCGAACTGGCTAACCGGTTTTGACATTCTGCTATTGCTATTCGCGGCCGTGACCCTTGGTGGTCTTGGTACCGCTCTGGGCGCAACCGTTGGTGCGCTAATCATCGGAATGGTAGTTGAAGTTTCTTCGATGTTTATTCCTAACGAACTTAAGTACGCAGCTGCTCTTGTGATCTTGATTGTGATCTTGATCGTTCGTCCACAGGGTGTACTCGGCAAGAAGCAAAGGATCGGTTAAGTAAATGGATTTCCTAAATATTCTCAACCTCACCGGAGGTGAGTTGATTGGTGCATACACAGCTGCCTACGTGCTCTGTGCTCTAGGTTTGGCCATGCACTTTGGCTTTACCGGTCTGCTCAATTTTGGTCAGGCTGCATTCGCCGCTCTTGGTGCTTATGGCTATGCCATCTCAACCCTTAGCTGGGGTTGGCCCTGGTACAGCGCAGTGCTCTTTGGCTTGGTTTGCTCCGCGGCCTTTGCCGTGATCTTGGGTATTCCAACCCTTCGTCTTCGCGCTGACTACTTGGCGATTGTTACGATTGCCGCTGCCCAAGCCTTGCGCTTTGCCTTTGGTACCGGTGAGTATCGCGAGGTTACCGGTGGCGCCAACGGTCTCAGCCAGTTTGGCGAGAGCTTCTACAGCTTGAACTTCTTCCCGGATGGCCGCTACGAAATTGGTGTGCTGACCTTCTCAGCTGATGAATTGTTCATCCGTGTAGTTGGTTGGGGTCTCGTAATTCTTGCAGCGGTATTGCTCTTGCTTCTGACTCGCAGCCCATGGGGTCGTGTGCTTAAGGGAATTCGCGAAGATGAAGACGCGGTACGTGCACTTGGCAAGAACATCTTTGCCTACAAGTTGCAGTCACTGGCAATTGGTGGCTCGCTAGCCAGCCTTGGTGGCATGGTCTTCGTGATGTCCTCACAGACCAACCAGCCATCAACCTGGGGAACCAACTTCACCTTTATGATTTGGACCATTCTGCTTCTTGGTGGAGCGGCAACCATTCTTGGTCCGATTGTTGGTGGAATGATTTTCTTCGCACTGTTGATGTTCCTGCAGAACGTTCTAGAAGGATTAGTAAACCTTGGTCTGCTACCTTTCCTAGACATCGCTCAGGTGGGACAGATTCGATTCCTACTTGTTGGTTTGATTTTGATGCTTCTAGTGATCTTCAGGCCTCAAGGAATTTTCGGAAACAAAAAGGAGATGCAGTTCAATGGCTAATTCAATTTCAGTTGGTAACCCATCTCCTGGATGCAAGAAGGTCGACCCAATCCTGGTGGCAGACAACGTCACTAGACAGTTTGGTGGTCTTACTGCGGTTAACGTGGAGCACCTAGAAATTCCTCGCGGTTTGATCACCGCCCTTATCGGACCAAACGGTGCCGGTAAGACCACGATGTTCAACCTGTTGACCGGATTTGATAAGCCAAACACCGGTACCTGGAACTTCGACGGGCATGACCTAGCCGGCGTTGCCCCCTACAAGGTCGCGCGCATGGGAATGATCCGCACCTTCCAGCTAACCAAGGCGCTGAGCCTGTTGACAGTTATCGACAACATGCGTCTGGGCGCGCAGAACCAGCCTGGTGAGGGTTTGCTTCAGTCTTTCCTTCGACCAATCTGGAAGAAGCGCGAAGTAGAAATTACCCAGCGCGCCGATGAGCTTCTAGAGCGCTTCAAGCTTGATGCCAAGCGTGAAGACTTTGCGGCTTCTCTTTCTGGTGGTCAGCGCAAGTTGCTAGAGATGGCACGCGCGTTGATGAGCAAGCCAAAGCTTGTGATGCTAGACGAACCAATGGCGGGTGTGAACCCCGCTTTGACTCAGAGCCTGCTTGAGCACATCAAGGGACTAAAGAACGATGGCACCACAGTTCTCTTTGTTGAGCACGACATGCACATGGTGCGCAACATTTCTGACTGGGTAATTGTGATGGCCGAGGGCCGCATTGTTGCCGAGGGCCCACCGACTCAGGTGATGAAAGATCAGGCGGTTATCGATGCCTACCTGGGTGCTCACGCAGACACCGATCTAGGTACCGTTGCAATCAAGACCATTAAGGCAGGTAAGTAAATATGGCTAAGGCAATTCCAGTAGTTGAGGCTAAAGACCTGCACGCAGGTTACCTACCTGGCATCAACATTCTTAACGGATGTTCACTGACCGCCAATAAAGGCGAGTTGATCGGAATCATCGGACCTAACGGTGCCGGCAAGTCAACCTTGCTCAAGGCAATCTTTGGTCAGGTGAATGTGCGTAGCGGAAACATCTTGCTGAATGGTGAAGACATCACCGGACTCAAGGCAAATAAGTTGGTGGAAAAGGGCGTAGCTTTTGTGCCGCAGACAAACAACGTTTTCCCTAGCTTGACCATCGAAGAAAACCTTGAGATGGGTGTGTTCCAGAATCCAAAGGCTTTCAAGGAACGCTTTGAATTCGTGACCAGCATTTTTCCTGACCTAGCTACCCGC containing:
- a CDS encoding DUF3817 domain-containing protein, producing the protein MNPQESTLRGALKYFKVTSYITGIFLVLIMILWGIRLTIQADLWLAGPDGFLYLAYYSVDANDTKVGLPDSGLDLTVISLIVHGWLYVAYLLGDFRMWTLYRWNFMRFIVIALGGIVPLLSFFTERHFSKVAEKDIAAIVKKVA
- a CDS encoding GuaB3 family IMP dehydrogenase-related protein, whose product is MTEIEIGRGKRAQRAWSFDDIAIVPNRRTRDPQDVSTSWKIDAYEFGLPVLGAPMDSVVSPETAVTIGKLGGLGVLDLEGLWTRYEDPAQQLNEIAKLPADKATKRMQEIYSEPIKAELIRDRIAQIRAAGVTVAGALSPQRAAEFSDAVIKAGVDIFVIRGTTVSAEHVSKNVEPLNLKEFIYKLDVPVIVGGAATYTSALHLMRTGAAGVLVGFGGGAASTTRRVLGIHAPMATAVADVAGARRDYMDESGGRYVQVIADGGLGTSGDIVKAIAVGADAVMLGSVLARAEEAPGQGWHWGQEAFNKDLPRGNKVQVGTAGTLEEILLGPSSSASGGTNLMGALRRSMATTGYSDVKEFQRVDVVVAPYHA
- a CDS encoding ABC transporter ATP-binding protein, which codes for MAKAIPVVEAKDLHAGYLPGINILNGCSLTANKGELIGIIGPNGAGKSTLLKAIFGQVNVRSGNILLNGEDITGLKANKLVEKGVAFVPQTNNVFPSLTIEENLEMGVFQNPKAFKERFEFVTSIFPDLATRRAQKAGSLSGGERQMVAMGRALMVDPSVLLLDEPSAGLSPVRQDEAFLRVREVNKAGVTVVMVEQNARRCLQICDRAYVLDQGKDAHTGTGRELLTDPKMIKLYLGDLAEQK
- the guaB gene encoding IMP dehydrogenase; translated protein: MTQNDPFGFVGLTYDDVLLLPGESNVVPSGVNTKTRITKRVEINVPLLSSAMDTVTEARMAIAMARQGGIGVLHRNLSLDRQASEVDLVKRSEAGMITHPVTTTPYATIQEVDDLCGRYRVSGLPVIDEDDRLVGIVTNRDMRFVLDVQRTTTLVKDVMTPMPLITAPHDINPDDAIGIFAQHRIEKLPLIDANGKLRGLITVKDFDKSEKYPLASKDANGRLLVAAAVGVGQDAWERSMALIDAGVDILVVDTAHGHNSAVLEMIAKLKSEPFAKNVDVIGGNVATREGAQALVDAGADGVKVGVGPGSICTTRVVAGVGVPQVTAVYQASLACKPAGVPVIADGGLQYSGDIPKALVAGANAVMLGSLLAGTDEAPGDITFVGGKQFKTYRGMGSLGAMQSRGEAKSYSKDRYFQDDVLREDKLVPEGIEGRVPYRGSVASVVHQLVGGLRASMGYVGGETIPELQERGKFVRITAAGLKESHPHDIQMTVEAPNYGTR
- the guaA gene encoding glutamine-hydrolyzing GMP synthase — translated: MTANRPVLVVDFGAQYAQLIARRVREASVYSEIVHHNVTAEEVQAKNPLAIILSGGPSSVYEEGSPQLDKRILELGIPVLGICYGFQTLANALGGRVDKSGKREYGATELKVKAGGEILAGQPAEQTCWMSHGDQVMEAPAGFEVLASTDITPVAAFANSEKKIYGVQWHPEVKHSEFGQNVLTNFLHNAAGIPATWNSGNVIAEQVEKIRAQVGDARVICGLSGGVDSAVAAALVHKAVGDQLVCVFVNHGLLRQDEAEQVERDYVAATGIRLVTVNVEEKFLTALAGVSDPETKRKIIGREFIRTFEEAQAALYEESKADNRPIKFLVQGTLYPDVVESGGGVTAGIKSHHNVGGLPDDIEFELVEPLRALFKDEVRAIGAELGLPAEIVGRQPFPGPGLGIRIVGEITKERLDLLRKADAIVRAELSAAGLDGEIWQCPVVLLADVRSVGVQGDGRTYGHPIVLRPVSSEDAMTADWTRLPYDLLAKISNRITNEVEGVNRVVLDVTSKPPGTIEWE
- a CDS encoding branched-chain amino acid ABC transporter permease, which codes for MNRLLKGPARAINALIAGFLIFAGLMAATPAHAEDADPSTYAYTIAGTFLQDETAIEGVKVTATLGDFSASSVSNEWGEWSIMVPELGKYKVEIDVTTIPEGFALSDPENGAIGEADLSETDFAAVLFSFGADTSTKITFADQLLIRVYAGLNFGLLLAIAAIGISLIFGTTGLNNFAHGEMVTFGALVMWLAFAVLELNIVIAAVVSILAVTAFGWAQDAGLWKPLRKRRMGLNQMMIVSIGFSIVARYLMLLFFDGDTKDIGGSGNIIQLGPIYTSDITIIGMIINVVALAGVALFLTRTRVGKATRAVSDNASLAASTGIDVERIIRIVWLFAAALTGLAGVLYGLQFQANWLTGFDILLLLFAAVTLGGLGTALGATVGALIIGMVVEVSSMFIPNELKYAAALVILIVILIVRPQGVLGKKQRIG
- a CDS encoding glycerophosphodiester phosphodiesterase family protein, whose amino-acid sequence is MRPEKIKVFGHRGASAYRPENTLEAFKLAFDMGADAIECDLVPTKDGQLIIRHDNYLSTTTDVASRPEFEHLKREGIVGWQETRADWFCEDFTLAELKQLRATERLTDERPGSAKFDGQFELATLDELLTSDFTAGKHLILEVKHGAYFAAQGFPISAILARKLREIDWRSHGITLTLESFDFKVLEQMKKVCGDVGEYVFLVDTWGEPRFDETAKIFDGISFNSVLVFNSDWIEEAKARGLKVFVWTARAEDAEASTDEYFAKFALCGADGVFTDNPDLLVEVVAGLEH
- a CDS encoding branched-chain amino acid ABC transporter permease; protein product: MDFLNILNLTGGELIGAYTAAYVLCALGLAMHFGFTGLLNFGQAAFAALGAYGYAISTLSWGWPWYSAVLFGLVCSAAFAVILGIPTLRLRADYLAIVTIAAAQALRFAFGTGEYREVTGGANGLSQFGESFYSLNFFPDGRYEIGVLTFSADELFIRVVGWGLVILAAVLLLLLTRSPWGRVLKGIREDEDAVRALGKNIFAYKLQSLAIGGSLASLGGMVFVMSSQTNQPSTWGTNFTFMIWTILLLGGAATILGPIVGGMIFFALLMFLQNVLEGLVNLGLLPFLDIAQVGQIRFLLVGLILMLLVIFRPQGIFGNKKEMQFNG
- a CDS encoding ABC transporter ATP-binding protein, with protein sequence MANSISVGNPSPGCKKVDPILVADNVTRQFGGLTAVNVEHLEIPRGLITALIGPNGAGKTTMFNLLTGFDKPNTGTWNFDGHDLAGVAPYKVARMGMIRTFQLTKALSLLTVIDNMRLGAQNQPGEGLLQSFLRPIWKKREVEITQRADELLERFKLDAKREDFAASLSGGQRKLLEMARALMSKPKLVMLDEPMAGVNPALTQSLLEHIKGLKNDGTTVLFVEHDMHMVRNISDWVIVMAEGRIVAEGPPTQVMKDQAVIDAYLGAHADTDLGTVAIKTIKAGK